The window ACGACAAGTCTCGACGAGATTCATGCACGATGAAGTCACGCGTGCGATGAGAAAACCGCACGCGTGTCTGTAGCATGGCAAAACCAGGGATGCGCCACTTGTGCCGCTGCGACTTGAAGCTCACTCGCATAGTACATTCGGTTACTTCCATGTTGCTTTCAGGCCAAAGAGAGTACACGTTTGGTTCAAATTCAACCCGTTATAACTTGGGAGTTGCTTCCTGCGATGTCACGCATGATCTGCCCGCCATGATTCTGCAGGATCAGTAAAGATCCCACTATTCAGCAACCAACTGCAATTGGCAAGGCAAAGATATGCATGAGTGTGACAGTGAGATGAGAGCTAATATGAACCACTACAATTCTAATTCTGTTCAggttaagaaaagaaaaccGGGGAGACCCAAAACCATTCATGAAACCTGCACATCTGATCTGCATTTCATCGGTCAGGAATGCAGTTGATCTCACTGATATTTGGTAATAACTATATAAACTATGGAGTCTTCACAgctgaaagaaaataaaaaatcatcgATGAAATAAAAGTTCAATGTACCATGGATCATCATATCAACGGCAACCACAGGACAGTGCGGTTGATCCATTGATGTGGACCAGCTAACCTATATAACCATCCTTACACAGATGGACCACTACAAGATTGAGGCCTTGGCAATGGTAATAGACACTCGTTTATCCGAGTGACATTTGTGGGGGAGAAAGCGAGAGGGGCTAAGGCACTTggcagaggagagagccccCTGCTACGGCAACTCTTGCCAGCCTCATAATATCGGTACTGTGCAACTTGGCACCACCCACATGGCAATATGGCACGGCAAAACTGCTTTCTGAAACCAGGTGCAGGTTCCCTAGCTCAATGTGCCTGTGCAAGGCAACTAACCTTCTTGTGGCCGGGCACCTGTGTACGTGTCACTGTCCTAAATGGGGAGTTCTGCAAATTGCAATTCCTATGGTTCTAAATAAGTAGAGGTTTTAATGATTTGATGAGTGCATCTACTTATCtagatttttttccccttcaaaACAGTAGGCATCCCAGAAAAGTAGGTGAAAGCAACAAAGTATAGGAGCGCATTACTCCAATCAAAGCAGATGATCATGTTATActctagaaaaaaaaggcaaatatttttttttagtcgGCAAGAAGTTATCCAAAAGCATAGGTGGGATCTATGCTTCCAGTGTTGACACAGTAAAGTTTTCTCTGTTCCAAAAGGTGAAAAAGGATACAAAACGTTTCTAACTCAAGCACATACGGAAGCAAGTGAAATAGTAGATGGTTGGAGCTATCAGTACTAGCTTTGAAAGAAGAGCAAATTTCAGCATGCAAAACATCCTACAGTACTGTTTCTCTTGTATAACCAAATTATTCCGCATAGAGTGCTAATCTAACACTACAAAAGCAAATTTAATGTTACTACAGACTGCCAGTCACAGAACAGACAAGGTAGTAATCAGCTGCTGTTtaccatctactccctccatcccattttaagtgcaactatAAGTTTTCGTGCCCaactttgatcatccgtcttatttgaactttttttataattagtatttttcttgttatgagatgataaaacatgaatagtactttatgcgtaacttatgcttttaaatttttcaaaaaaaaaatcaaataagacggacgattaaagttgggcacggaaaatcatggctacacttaaaatgggacggagggagtatcttttaAGCAATATATTTCCACCCGTTTGTCTCTATTACTAGCACTCACCACTTAAGGGTAACCAAAACCATAAACCCATAATCCATTCAAATACTATATggtaatactacctccgtttcagcttataagactttctagcattacttacattcatatagatgctaatgaatctagacacacacatacatatagatttattaacatatatatgaatgtgggcaatgataGAAAGTATTATAAAGGAAAGACAATAGAAAATATGAGTAAATCGAACACATGAGACATACCTAAATGAGATCCTTTTCCCTGCAGGAGGAGAATGTGCATGTCCAGTTTCACAGAAGAAAGCATATGAATGTCGAGAGGGTTCATCCGCCTCTGAACAACACCTCTACACCAGTATACTTTCTAAAATCACAAAAACCACATGGAGTTAATCAAACAAAATAAACGATTTCTGAACGAGCTTTGAGAGAGATACAGCAATCAGATATGCTAACACCATATGAACATCGCTAATTTTAATGTAATAAAATAATCAAAATTAGAATGGATTATAAGATATACATGCAATTTGATAATGTCTAGGAAGTACAGGAATCTACTTGGCCCATAATGAGAAGGCCCATGTTCCCCTGGCTGTACCACTACCACCTTTCAACAGGTAAATGCGGCTCCAGAATCAACATGTACACTAAAGGACAATGCTGTCCATTATAAATACTGAAAGGATGCTCCACAGAAATGATTGTGTTTCCTCTGAATATTTTTGATAGCTGCGAGAGCTGGCTTCCTAGATGTACGGCCCCACCTTGATCTCTTCGTTACTCTGATTCCTCACTGGTAACACTTATAATCCTAGCTAGGTCTTGGACAATCTCTGACATTGATGGTCTGAATTCTGGTTCCGGCTGCATAAGAAATTTCAGATCATTCATCAATCACATGATTTTTAAATCCATCTCATATGGCTGTtctcagaaaagaaaaacaacacaaGCAGAGCAGAGCATAGTGAACAGATAAACAAGTATATTACCTGAATGTGATTTAAGTATCAAAATGACTAAACAAATTAATTTGTGATATAATAACTTGGATATAAAATTGCAGAATGCATTTGACCTCAATAATGAAGTAAAATTATGCAATGGGCTAATAGGAAATTTAGATAGTTGATGCTTTTAGCCTAATTAAACAGCTCTCTATAGAAAATTCTGGCATAAAATCCTGATAGAGATGCTTAAGGAAGTGACACATGTACTATCTTATATTATGCTAGAAACTAGAAACTACAGTTTAGCTCAAAAGATAATGGAAGTATTTGATTACCCGAATACAACGGCTGATGATGTCTGCAAAACGTGACAGTACTTTCTCAGAACACTCTCCTTGAATAGAAGGATCAACCATCTTTGATATGGACTCAATGTCATGAAATTGAGAATCAGCCCATCTAACAAGATGTTGTTCAGCACGAGGACGAGAACTGCATATTGTAACGGAAAATAAGCAAGCAAACTAGAAAGTTCAGACAACATTTGGAGACAATTGATCTAACACAATTATGAAACTAAAATTAAGAAATGCATATTACGGTGAATCACTGACCTGTCATATGGTTTACGGCCAGTGAGAAGTTCTAGCATTACCACGCCAAAACTGTAAACATCACTTCGGTAGGTAAAAGTCCCAGCTTCATGGATTTCAGGAGCTTCATAATTCAGCAGTGCCCTCATGCGACCTGACAACTGGAATAAAAGAACACCATTCTAAGTTAAAACCACAGAGAGGACATCCTTGCAGCAATGGCTTCATTAGGAGATGCAATGGGGCAACCAGACCAGAGATGTGAACGAACTtgcttgtttctttgcttgcttAACTGATATTTGTTAAAGCCCTTAAATGAACCAGCTCCTAAAAACATCAGCTAAAAGCTTCTTAACTGAAAATAATCCTAACCAAAAGACAACACCTTATGAACAAATCGAGGGAACAACCATCAATTTCAGGCCTGAGGCGAGTTCTACTGCTGTGGTGGATGTGCATGGTAGGCTGGTAGCTGGAAGGCCCAACATAACTAATCTAAAACTTaagataaataaaattttaacccccttctttcaatagtctttccTGCGATAGTAAATATGTGGATAAGGCTGCTCTAGTTTGGAAGGAAGTTGTAGCACTGGACCTAGTAGCTGTCATGCCCTGAGAGCTGCTTAGGTGCTTGAATACTGGATTGTTACTCGTATGCAGTCAAATTATAAAGAGTAGTATTCACAACACTACAGATAGTCAGGTACTTTaattaaattatcacaaaactacatatttaaggtgttgtatcacaaaactacagatttaagtaTTTAACACAcggtttatcacaaaactacagatttaaggccaaatatcacaaaactacagctTTAATACTAGAGTTATCACgaaactacatattttacaatttaaatCCCTACCACTACTATCATGTTAAGAGTTATAAATGTTATAGttttgtacttcctccgtttcatattataagactttctaacattgcccacattcatatatatgttaatgaatctagacatatatgtgtgcctagattcattaacatctatatgaatatgggtaatgctaaaaagtcttataacctgaaacggaggtagtacttaacTTGCTACAAAACATGTAGTTTGTGATATTTTattactaaatatgtagtttggTGGTCTTCCATCTTAAATCTCTAGTTCTTTGATAAATTCGGtcctaaatctgtagttttgtgatgcaccgccttaaatctatagttttgtgatagtttgatcaaagtatatgtagttttctgaaatttactcttcttAATTGGACTTCAGGAATTTTAGGAAATGTATCAGAACTGCTTGCGACGGAAAAGCCGAAGTATCACAACCACAAGGTTGGTGTACAACACTAGATGTTACCTGTGTAACAGAACCTGACAGCGTCAATTCTGCCAGTCCACATTCAGCGACACGTACTGAGAATCCATTACCAAGGAGCACATTGGCTGGCTCAAAATTCTGGTGCACTACTGGAGGTTCACAGCTCTCATGTAGATAGCTGAAAGAAGAATATAAGTACAAAAGCTACCCCATGAAAAACTAAATTAAATAAGCACAAGTTCATGGTAATTATATTGAACCGCGATACAGCTTGGTAACTTACTCTAAGGCCTTTGCTGCACCAAGAGCAACTTGGAGGCGAGCATTCCATGATAGTGCACCATCCAATTCCTCCCCTTCATGTAGTACATCATGCAGTGTTTTTCTACTGAAATGATTATAAACAAGTAACCTCTGACCATATTCTGCACAGTATCCAACAAGCTCGAGGATGTTGGGATGCCTAATATCTGATACACTTGCAACCAGTTCTAGAAATTCATCTACCGGTATTCTATCATTGGCGTTATCAATCTTCATAACTTCCAAGAACTGCATAGGATAAAGGAAGATTAGTATAGCATTTCAATAATCATAAAATTCCATTTAAATGAAGCAGTATTTTGTAAACATACCCTGCCTTCAGGAAGTTCTGCCAGATATACTTTTCCCAACCTACTCTCTCTTATCAAATTTCCCTCTTCAAAACTATTTGTATATTGCTGAAGTGATGCAACAGAAAAGGATGTTGCAGATGTCGAGGGACCTGTCCTAGGTGGAGTACTAACTCTTTTCTCTGGCTTAACAATGGGATTTACAATCACTTTTTCaacaggtggtggtggtggcggcggcggcggcggccgcggcggtggcggtggtggtgtcggaggaggaggaggaggtggtggtggtggaggcggcggcggcggaggtgtagAAGCAAAAATTTCTGTTTCTGATCGCTGCAAGTTAATTAcatgttctt of the Oryza sativa Japonica Group chromosome 2, ASM3414082v1 genome contains:
- the LOC4328477 gene encoding protein STRUBBELIG-RECEPTOR FAMILY 3 isoform X2 → MDCMLHLDHRLFLNGLRMVVTPVVMVGRALIFNAANLEGQLGSLGNFTSITTINLSNNNIGGTIPEDLPVTLQHFFMSDNQLTGSIPTSLSMLQSLTDMSLNDNHLDGKLPDAFGSLTGLVNFDISSNNFSGSLPPSLGSLSSLTTLHMQDNQLSGTLDVLQDLPLKDLNIENNLFSGPVPPKLLNVPNFKKDGNPFNTSIAPSASPSSTPTGSTPTQTPSSPSSSGTPSPSSSPSNSSGGSTARDSSSPSSRKHKSSTLRIVGYVLLAIVLFIVTVLLVIFCLSKYQERQSRRDYTTSQVGRVHQRVEEPKVKQASVQSRNDAKKGSTEVPERRQVREINLAVPAALEKPPEKRKEHVINLQRSETEIFASTPPPPPPPPPPPPPPPPTPPPPPPRPPPPPPPPPPVEKVIVNPIVKPEKRVSTPPRTGPSTSATSFSVASLQQYTNSFEEGNLIRESRLGKVYLAELPEGRFLEVMKIDNANDRIPVDEFLELVASVSDIRHPNILELVGYCAEYGQRLLVYNHFSRKTLHDVLHEGEELDGALSWNARLQVALGAAKALDYLHESCEPPVVHQNFEPANVLLGNGFSVRVAECGLAELTLSGSVTQLSGRMRALLNYEAPEIHEAGTFTYRSDVYSFGVVMLELLTGRKPYDSSRPRAEQHLVRWADSQFHDIESISKMVDPSIQGECSEKVLSRFADIISRCIRPEPEFRPSMSEIVQDLARIISVTSEESE